One stretch of Miscanthus floridulus cultivar M001 chromosome 18, ASM1932011v1, whole genome shotgun sequence DNA includes these proteins:
- the LOC136520331 gene encoding protein REVEILLE 6-like isoform X1: MVSMSTTPKPLDSAAVSAAAAAGGGRGGDEGGGGGGGSGKKQVCGAAAAAVMAPPPMAVPVPVPVPVAAPAAGEDVRKVRKPYTITKSRESWTEPEHDKFLEALQLFDRDWKKIEAYVGSKTVIQIRSHAQKYFLKVQKNGTGEHLPPPRPKRKAAHPYPQKASKNDPAVSQAILSQQQPTQREQGSVMPMDTATVRNTNANVAVPSWDNTLAQPFSAGHVQGAVATNNCSSSIESPSGTWPSSEAVEQENVVPPLCAMPDFARVYSFLGSIFDPDTSGHLQRLKAMDPIDIETVLLLMRNLSTNLRSPDFEQHRRLLSSYSYGGGDHVKSEGMENHGSPQSGHLPFLVTSE, encoded by the exons ATGGTTTCGATGAGCACCACGCCGAAGCCACTCGACTCCGCCGCcgtcagcgccgccgccgccgccggcggaggCAGAGGCGGGGACGAGGGtggaggaggcggcggtggcagcggGAAGAAGCAGGTGTGcggggcggcagcggcggcggtgatggCGCCGCCGCCGATGGCGGTCCCCGTCCCGGTCCCGGTCCCGGTCGCGGCGCCCGCGGCGGGGGAGGATGTTCGGAAGGTCAGGAAGCCATACACCATCACCAAGTCGCGGGAGAGCTGGACGGAGCCCGAGCACGATAAGTTCCTCGAGGCCCTGCAGCT TTTTGATCGTGATTGGAAGAAAATTGAAGCATATGTTGGCTCAAAGACTGTTATACAG ATAAGGAGCCATGCACAGAAGTACTTCTTGAAGGTTCAGAAGAATGGTACGGGCGAGCATCTGCCCCCACCCAGGCCAAAACGAAAGGCAGCTCATCCATATCCACAGAAGGCATCTAAAAATG ATCCCGCAGTTTCTCAAGCTATTTTATCACAACAACAACCTACCCAGAGGGAGCAAGGTTCTGTCATGCCTATGGATACTGCTACTGTGAGAAACACAAATGCAAATGTGGCGGTGCCTTCCTGGGACAATACTCTTGCTCAACCTTTTAGTGCTGGTCATGTTCAAG GTGCCGTTGCAACAAATAACTGTTCAAGTAGCATAGAGAGTCCATCCGGTACTTGGCCATCTTCTGaagcagttgagcaagaaaatgtgGTTCCACCACTCTGTG CCATGCCAGATTTTGCCCGAGTATACAGCTTCCTAGGAAGCATATTTGATCCTGATACAAGTGGGCATTTGCAGAGGTTAAAAGCGATGGATCCAATTGATATTGAAACG GTACTACTACTAATGAGAAATCTTTCCACAAACCTTAGGAGTCCTGACTTTGAGCAACAT CGGAGGTTGCTATCATCATATAGCTATGGTGGTGGGGACCATGTTAAATCTGAAGGCATGGAAAATCATGGATCTCCTCAGAGTGGCCATCTTCCATTCCT GGTAACAAGTGAATGA
- the LOC136520331 gene encoding protein REVEILLE 6-like isoform X2: MVSMSTTPKPLDSAAVSAAAAAGGGRGGDEGGGGGGGSGKKQVCGAAAAAVMAPPPMAVPVPVPVPVAAPAAGEDVRKVRKPYTITKSRESWTEPEHDKFLEALQLFDRDWKKIEAYVGSKTVIQIRSHAQKYFLKVQKNGTGEHLPPPRPKRKAAHPYPQKASKNVSQAILSQQQPTQREQGSVMPMDTATVRNTNANVAVPSWDNTLAQPFSAGHVQGAVATNNCSSSIESPSGTWPSSEAVEQENVVPPLCAMPDFARVYSFLGSIFDPDTSGHLQRLKAMDPIDIETVLLLMRNLSTNLRSPDFEQHRRLLSSYSYGGGDHVKSEGMENHGSPQSGHLPFLVTSE, encoded by the exons ATGGTTTCGATGAGCACCACGCCGAAGCCACTCGACTCCGCCGCcgtcagcgccgccgccgccgccggcggaggCAGAGGCGGGGACGAGGGtggaggaggcggcggtggcagcggGAAGAAGCAGGTGTGcggggcggcagcggcggcggtgatggCGCCGCCGCCGATGGCGGTCCCCGTCCCGGTCCCGGTCCCGGTCGCGGCGCCCGCGGCGGGGGAGGATGTTCGGAAGGTCAGGAAGCCATACACCATCACCAAGTCGCGGGAGAGCTGGACGGAGCCCGAGCACGATAAGTTCCTCGAGGCCCTGCAGCT TTTTGATCGTGATTGGAAGAAAATTGAAGCATATGTTGGCTCAAAGACTGTTATACAG ATAAGGAGCCATGCACAGAAGTACTTCTTGAAGGTTCAGAAGAATGGTACGGGCGAGCATCTGCCCCCACCCAGGCCAAAACGAAAGGCAGCTCATCCATATCCACAGAAGGCATCTAAAAATG TTTCTCAAGCTATTTTATCACAACAACAACCTACCCAGAGGGAGCAAGGTTCTGTCATGCCTATGGATACTGCTACTGTGAGAAACACAAATGCAAATGTGGCGGTGCCTTCCTGGGACAATACTCTTGCTCAACCTTTTAGTGCTGGTCATGTTCAAG GTGCCGTTGCAACAAATAACTGTTCAAGTAGCATAGAGAGTCCATCCGGTACTTGGCCATCTTCTGaagcagttgagcaagaaaatgtgGTTCCACCACTCTGTG CCATGCCAGATTTTGCCCGAGTATACAGCTTCCTAGGAAGCATATTTGATCCTGATACAAGTGGGCATTTGCAGAGGTTAAAAGCGATGGATCCAATTGATATTGAAACG GTACTACTACTAATGAGAAATCTTTCCACAAACCTTAGGAGTCCTGACTTTGAGCAACAT CGGAGGTTGCTATCATCATATAGCTATGGTGGTGGGGACCATGTTAAATCTGAAGGCATGGAAAATCATGGATCTCCTCAGAGTGGCCATCTTCCATTCCT GGTAACAAGTGAATGA